The DNA sequence ACAGGCTGAAACAGCCGTATAAACAAAAAAGCCTCACCGGGAAGCGGAGAGGCTCTTTTATATAAATTCTTTTTTTTAATCTGCCGATATTAATGCATTACCCTTCGATATTAATGCATTACCATTCCGAGCCAAAGCAGGCTCGACCAGAATAAGGCGGAAAACATCCAGGTGCTGAACCAGGTCATTTGGGTTAAATTCATTATTGCCCTCACTCAGGTCTGACTGACCAAAACGTATTACATCCCGAACTGCGGTTATTACCGGCAGATCTACCGTTTAATGCTGGTATTACATTCAACCCGGTGACAAAAAACCTGACCAAAAGTATAGCGGTCATTAAAGCTCATTAACTGTTTGAATAACTGGACTCAGTAATAAGATTGAGTATTAATAGCGTGCTTATGAATTTTGATTCTTATCCATCATCATTTCGATGAAGTCGCGCTGCATTTCGCTAAGGCCCCAACTGCCTGGAATAGACGGTTGTTCACTGGCTTTCGCCTGGTGGTACTGATCTTTGCTACTACCGGTTTGTTGCGTTTTCTGATTCAAATACTGCAGGTACATCGTTACCCCCAAATATGCCAAATCGCTACTGCAACAGCTCCCCAAAACAGCGCTGAACCCGCGAATACCGCTAACCAGGCTTTGCGTTTCAGATTCTCAGGACGCTGAGCCTTAAGTGCTTTGTGACCGAAGTCAGAACCTACCGTTATTCTGCTAGCCATAGTTTTTGATAATCACTCTCATTGAAACGATTGTTTTAACCAATCAGAAATTAGGATGAATCCTAAACATTTTATGGAGCGAAATCCAGTCATTTTTATTACGCACAACGATTAATTGTATTTATCAAAACAGAACAATTGTATCGATTGTCGTTAATCAAACTGTAGAAGAAAAATGACTCTTTAACACAAATTACCCCATGAATACTCCCGTTTCGGTCCAACCTTTTCTCAATATTTCTTGAGGTTACCTTACAACGCGCCGCGCTCAGCGATGTATAAATTGAGTATGGGAATCTTCCGAAGAACGCGCAAAGTTGCCGGGGCAAAAATGTGCCCTGTTTCGCATTTAATGAATAACAATGAAAAAACATGTGATGGGTCCGTCATTTACAAAAAAGAATAAGAAGATTTAATCGATGGGAGTAATAGACAGGACCAATGATAAAAAAAGGTCGCCTCAGCGACCTTTTTTACTCAATACGAATTCGCGGGCGGAGTTATCGCGCAGGCAGCTTAATATCCTTAAACATCGCTTCAATATCTTCGTTAGAGCGTAAGCCAACGGCCGTATCAACGACATCCCTCGTCAGATGCGGTGCGAAGCGCTGAATAAAATCATACATATAGCTTCTGAGGAAAGTGCTGCGTCGGAAACCAATCTTCGTCGTACTGAAGGTGAATACATCGGTAGCTTCTATTCTGACCAGATCCGGATCCGAGACCGGGTCCACCGCCATGCTGGCGATAACGCCCACGCCCAGCCCCAGCCGCACATAGGTTTTAATCACATCGGCATCAGTAGCGGTAAAGACAATGCGTGGCGTCAGGCCGGCACGGTTAAATGCCGTATCCAGCTCCGAGCGCCCGGTAAAGCCAAAGGTGTATGTTACCAGCGGATATTCAGCCAGCTCTTCAATAGACACTTTTTCTTTGCCAGCCAAAGGATGATCGGGGGTCACGACGATTGCCCGGTTCCAGTGATAACAAGGCAGCATAATAAGATCGTCATAGAGGTGCAGCGCTTCGGTAGCGATGGCGAAATCGGCGTTGCCTTTAGAGACCGCTTCCGCAATCTGCGTGGGCGAGCCCTGATGCATATGCAGCGAAACGCGAGGATAGCGCTCAATAAAACCTTTGATGACATTCGGCAGCGCGTAACGCGCCTGAGTGTGCGTGGTGGCAACATACAAAGACCCTTTATCGGGCCAGGTATGCTCACCGGCGACTGATTTAATCGCCTCAACTTTTGATAACACTTCACGGGCGATACGAATAATTTCCTGACCAGCAGGCGTAACCTGTGTTAGATGCTTACCGCTGCGGGCAAAAATCTGAATGCCTAATTCGTCTTCCAGCATTCGCACTTGCTTACTGATACCGGGTTGAGAGGTGTAGAGTCCTTCGGCGGTTGAAGAGACATTCAGATTATGATTGACCACTTCAACAATGTAACGCAGCTGCTGCAATTTCATGTTTGTTCCGTCCAGGTATGAAGCTATGCGCCGGCTACCCGTGCAGACAGAAACGCGCAGCACTGGAAAGTCCGGTCTAATGCGATTTGATAATAAGGAAAGGCATTTCTATAACAATCATACCAAAGATGACCGGAATGTATAGCACAGTAAAGGAAGGGAGATGAAAAAACGGGCCGGCATGTGCCAGCCCGTCAGATTACTTCTTCGCTGAGGCTTTGGTGGTGACTTCCCACTTGCCGTCAACGTAAAACGCTGACCAGCCGGTTGCCTTACCGTCTTTCTCGGTGCTGACATACTGCTGTTTGGTTTTACGGCTGAAACGCACTACGGATTTGTTGCCTTCATCATCGGCCGCAGGCGCATCCGCCAGATAGGCCAGTTTTTCCGGCAAACGATCGCGGAAGCGCTGTAGCTCTTCGACCAGCGGCGCACGCGTCTCCCGTGATTTCGGGAAGGTGTTTGCGGCCAGGAAAACGCCCGCCGCGCCATCACGCAGAACGAAATAAGCGTCAGACTTCTCGCAGGCCAGCTCTGGCAGCGGCACCGGATCTTCCTTCGGTGGCGCAACATCGCCGTTACGCAGAATTTTACGCGTGTTCTTACAGTCGTCGTTGGTGCAGGCCATGTATTTGCCGAAGCGCCCCATTTTCAGGTGCATCTCCGATCCACATTTTTCACATTCAACGATCGGGCCATCGTAGCCTTTGATGCGGAACTCGCCCTGCTCGATTTCATAACCATCGCAGCTTGGGTTGTTACCACAAACGTGCAGTTTACGCTGGTTATCAATGAGGTAGCTGTCCATCGCCGTGCCGCATTTCTGACAGCGACGGCGGGCGCGCAGCGCGTTGGTTTCGGCATCTTCACCTTCGAGAATATTCAGTACTTCATTCTCAGGGATCAGGTTAATGGTCTGCTTACAACGTTCTTTCGGCGGCAGCGCGTAGCCAGAACAGCCCAGGAAGACGCCGGTGCTGGCGGTACGGATTCCCATTTTTCGGCCACAGGTTGGGCAGTCAATGGAGGTCAGCACCATCTGGTTCGGCTGCATGCCGCCCTCTTCCGGATCCTTGTCCGCTTTTTCCAGCTGCTGGCTGAAATCGGCAAAGAAGTTATCCAGAACGCTTTTCCACTGCGCTTCGTTGTTGGCAACCTGATCCAGGCTGTCTTCCATTTGCGCGGTGAACTCGTATTTCATCAATTCGCGGAAATTGGCTTCCAGTCGATCGGTAACGATTTCACCCATCTTCTCGGCGTAGAAACGACGGCTTTCAACACGGACGTAGCCACGATCCTGAATGGTGGAAATGATTGAAGCATAAGTAGAAGGACGGCCGATGCCGCGCTTTTCCAGCTCTCTGACCAGCGAGGCTTCGCTGAAACGCGCTGGCGGCTTGGTAAAGTGCTGGCTTGGCTTCAGCTGCTGGAGCTTCAGCTCCTCACCAACGTCAATCGGCGGCAGCGTGCGATCTTCATCGCCCTTACGCAGCGCAGGCATCACTTTTGTCCAGCCGTCAAAACGCAGGGTTCGCCCCTTCGCTTTAAGTTTGAAATCGCCGGCGGTGACGGTCAGCGTCGTCGAATCGTACTGTGCAGGCACCATCTGACAGGCGACGAACTGACGCCAAATCAGCTGATAAAGCTTCTGCGCATCCGCTTCCATATCTTTTAACTGCTCGGCCTGGATAGCGACGTCAGAAGGACGAATCGCTTCGTGCGCTTCCTGCGAATTATCTTTGCTGGCGTATTGATTAGCGGCTTTCGGCAGGTATTTTTCACCGAATTCGTTTTCAATGTAGCCGCGAACCATGCTCACCGCATCCTGACTAAGATTGGTGGAGTCGGTACGCATATAGGTAATGTGACCGGCTTCGTACAGACGCTGGGCCATCATCATGGTTTTTTTCACGCCGTAGCCCAGACGCGTGCTGGCCGCCTGCTGGAGCGTAGAAGTAATAAACGGCGCGCCTGGCTTGCTGCTGGTTGGCTTATCTTCACGATCGGCCACGACATAACGGGCTTTTTCCAGCAGGCTGACGGCCGCCTGAGTCTGCTCGCCGTTAACCGGACGGAATGGCTTGTCATGCTGATGCGTGACTTCCATTGGCAGATCGGTGCCTTTAGGCGTATTCAGATCGGCGTGCAGCTCCCAGTACTCTTCCGGCACGAACGCTTTGATTTCACGTTCACGCTCCACGACCAGACGCACGGCAACTGACTGTACGCGTCCCGCAGAGAGGCCACGGGCAATTTTCTTCCACAGCAGTGGAGAGACCATGTAGCCCACCACGCGGTCCATAAAGCGCCGCGCCTGCTGGGCGTTAACCCGATCGATATTCAGTTCGCCCGGCTTTTCAAAAGCCTGACGAATCGCATTTTTGGTGATTTCGTTAAATACGACGCGGCTGAAACGCGAATCATCACCGCCGATCACTTCCCGCAGGTGCCAGGCAATGGCTTCCCCTTCGCGGTCAAGGTCGGTTGCGAGATAGATGTGGTCAGCGTTTTGCGCCAGCGATTTCAGCTCGGCAACCACTTTTTCTTTGCCGGGAAGAATTTGATAATTGGCTTCCCAGCCGTGATAAGGATCGACCCCCATGCGGTTAACCAACGCCGCTTTTTCGTCCTTCTTCACTTTTTTAGTTGTTTTACTGGTTGTAGAGTCAGCGCTCTTTTTAACTGTTGATCCACTGGTCGGCAAATCGCGAATATGACCGACGCTGGACTTCACCACGTAGTCATTTCCGAGATATTTATTGATTGTTTTGGCTTTTGCCGGGGACTCAACTATTACGAGAGCTTTACCCATATTTACCTTTACCTGATTAAAACATCCGAGAGTAAATTGTGCCGTTTGCCCGTAAGCAGTCCAGCGCGTTAAGACGATAACGATCGGGGTAAGCCATGGCAACCCGCCGGTTTATCCCTGTAACAGCTTCCTTACCGATAAGCTAACTCGCTGATTAACGACACCTTTTACAACCTGTTAAGTGCATCTCTAACAAAGCGTAAAGCCGAGTTTACGCCCGGAACCCGAAACGCCCACACTCTACCTGATAAAATCTGTTACGCAACTTAATTAGCATCTGCGCCTCATT is a window from the Pantoea sp. CCBC3-3-1 genome containing:
- a CDS encoding YmiA family putative membrane protein, which produces MASRITVGSDFGHKALKAQRPENLKRKAWLAVFAGSALFWGAVAVAIWHIWG
- the cysB gene encoding HTH-type transcriptional regulator CysB; translated protein: MKLQQLRYIVEVVNHNLNVSSTAEGLYTSQPGISKQVRMLEDELGIQIFARSGKHLTQVTPAGQEIIRIAREVLSKVEAIKSVAGEHTWPDKGSLYVATTHTQARYALPNVIKGFIERYPRVSLHMHQGSPTQIAEAVSKGNADFAIATEALHLYDDLIMLPCYHWNRAIVVTPDHPLAGKEKVSIEELAEYPLVTYTFGFTGRSELDTAFNRAGLTPRIVFTATDADVIKTYVRLGLGVGVIASMAVDPVSDPDLVRIEATDVFTFSTTKIGFRRSTFLRSYMYDFIQRFAPHLTRDVVDTAVGLRSNEDIEAMFKDIKLPAR
- the topA gene encoding type I DNA topoisomerase, which encodes MGKALVIVESPAKAKTINKYLGNDYVVKSSVGHIRDLPTSGSTVKKSADSTTSKTTKKVKKDEKAALVNRMGVDPYHGWEANYQILPGKEKVVAELKSLAQNADHIYLATDLDREGEAIAWHLREVIGGDDSRFSRVVFNEITKNAIRQAFEKPGELNIDRVNAQQARRFMDRVVGYMVSPLLWKKIARGLSAGRVQSVAVRLVVEREREIKAFVPEEYWELHADLNTPKGTDLPMEVTHQHDKPFRPVNGEQTQAAVSLLEKARYVVADREDKPTSSKPGAPFITSTLQQAASTRLGYGVKKTMMMAQRLYEAGHITYMRTDSTNLSQDAVSMVRGYIENEFGEKYLPKAANQYASKDNSQEAHEAIRPSDVAIQAEQLKDMEADAQKLYQLIWRQFVACQMVPAQYDSTTLTVTAGDFKLKAKGRTLRFDGWTKVMPALRKGDEDRTLPPIDVGEELKLQQLKPSQHFTKPPARFSEASLVRELEKRGIGRPSTYASIISTIQDRGYVRVESRRFYAEKMGEIVTDRLEANFRELMKYEFTAQMEDSLDQVANNEAQWKSVLDNFFADFSQQLEKADKDPEEGGMQPNQMVLTSIDCPTCGRKMGIRTASTGVFLGCSGYALPPKERCKQTINLIPENEVLNILEGEDAETNALRARRRCQKCGTAMDSYLIDNQRKLHVCGNNPSCDGYEIEQGEFRIKGYDGPIVECEKCGSEMHLKMGRFGKYMACTNDDCKNTRKILRNGDVAPPKEDPVPLPELACEKSDAYFVLRDGAAGVFLAANTFPKSRETRAPLVEELQRFRDRLPEKLAYLADAPAADDEGNKSVVRFSRKTKQQYVSTEKDGKATGWSAFYVDGKWEVTTKASAKK